The stretch of DNA gtctgctgcTGAAGGCTCTCGGTGTTGACCTGCTGTGGACCCTGGAGAAAGCCAAGAGGTGGTGTGACCGGCCGGAGTGGGTCCACATTGACACCACCCCCTTCGCCGGCCTCCTCAGGAACCTGGGGATCCtgtttgggctggggctggccctcAACTCCCAGATTTACCTGGAGAGCTGCAAAGGGAAAATGGGCCAGTAGCTGCCCTTCCGCCTGAGCTGCATCGTGGCCTCgctcctcctcctgcacctctTCGACTCCTTTGACCTCCCCACGGATAGAGAGCTACTGTTCTACATCCTGTCCTTCTGCACGAGCACCACTGCCCACCTGTGTGCGGTGGCACTCATCCCCTACTGCATTGCCCAGGTGCTCAGGAGGGGCCACAGGAAGATCCTGTAGCTGACCTGCAAACTTGCGTCGTAGCTGCCGAGCCAggctgctctttggggcaggggaatgtGCTCTGCAGGGctcccccttccctttcccagGGCCGTAACAGGCCTCCCAGCACCACGGACCTCACAGCTCCGGGTTACGTGATCAGCTCACACGCACAGCTCAGTGCCATGGAGTGGAAGGGGAAGTTCACTGTCTCCTGTGTGGGAAAGGAAGCGAGTGGCTGTCACACACCTCAGTGCTGGCACAGGGCCTCCGGGCCCTTTGCTTTCACCTCTGGCAAGACAGGGAGAAATATAATTGGGTCCTCGTTTGGCCacagcccctggcccagcccaggctGGCACAAATGGTAACTTCTGCTCTAGAGAGCGTGAGTGGATAATGGGGCGGTCAGGAACGCTGCCCCAGCCGAGGGCATAGACACAGCTGAGGGGGCGGTGTCCCACCCGGAATTCGGCTCTCGGGCAGGTTGTCAGCCTCTTACACGACAACATACCAAATGCTCTCCAGAGGAGGGGGAGCAGTCGGCACCGTACCATGCTCATGGCTCAGTCCCCTCTGGGGACACACGGTGACAACGATGCTGTGTCAATCAACTCAACCCCAGCAGAGCGGGGATGGCGTGTCCATGGGCTCCCAGCACGGGAAAGCTGGGCTGAGGTCCTCCATGCAGCTTGTGCAAGGAGTGTCGTAGGcatgggtgtgtctgtgtgtgttacCAGGGCTGTTACGGCTGGGCGGCCAAGGGACAGGAGCTAGCTGTGAAATGCCTTTGGGAATAAAATTAGTAAATTACACTCAGTCTTTCCCATCCTCAGGCCATCTTACTGACGGGGGAACCTCTGCTCATTGCCCCAGTGGGCCCTCCAGACATGCAGGGACCCAGAGCCCTCCAAGACAGAGTCATACAAACGGCTAGaccgatggtccatctagccccgcgTCCTGTCTCTGATGCTGGTGCCAGATGCTGcaggggaatgaacagaccagggcagTTATCCAGTCCCTGTCTGGTTGAGGGGGGGAGcattctagaacagtggttctcagccaggggtacacatacccctgcgGGTACGCACAGGTCTTCCGGGAgaacatcaactcatctagagatttgcctagttctACAACAGGCGAGAGAACAAGCACgagcaaagtcagtgcaaactcaaatttcatacaatgacttattTGTagtgctctgtatactatacactgaaatgtaagtacactaTTTATACTccagtggatttattttataagtatatggtaaaaatgagaaagtcagccattgttCGGTAGTAGTGGGCTGGGACAAttttgtattttgatgtctgattttgtaagcaagtcgtttttaagcgAGGTGAAAGTTTGGGGtccacaagacaaatcagactcctggaaggggtacaggagtctggaaaggatgagaaccactgctctagaaggcAGGAACTGAGGGGCAGCAGCAAGGCCATGGGTATGGGAGGCGCAGCCTCAGGCCCCTACTCTGCACTAGGGAGTTCTGTCGAGGTGAATGCTGAGGACAGAAGCAGCTCAGTGCTGGACTGCTGACACTGGTGTAGCTGCTCCAAGACGGAGCCCTGCTGTCACAGAGTGtgccccggcccggcccagcctcCCCCGTTCCAGGCATCCTCCTATTGACTGACACCAAGCGTGAACAAGGCCAAAGTTCAGCTTCTCTACTTGCAGAACTCGTTTCTATTTCAGGCCCAGACCAAAGGGTGGTTTGTCTCCAGCTTCCTACCATGCACCTAATGAAGCGTACCTGGCATCCTACCGTTctgtgcaggggcagggccttgaccTGAGAGAGCGAGAAACCGCTCCATTCTGGCCATGCTCCCTGGCACAGGGGAAGATCTCTGCTCCCGTGGCTCCGGTCAGGAGTCAGTGCCAATGCCTGGAATTAGCTGTGTTCAGTGGCAGGGGAAGTTCCAGCAGCAAGacgtgtatggggtgggggggttgactTAGGGCGTTTGGGTTTGAAAGCTGAACGTCCATTCCAGGAGCTGCTCGCCTGCATGCAGTAGCCTGGGTATCTGACAACACTGACAGAGCCCATAGCTCTTGGTTCCCATTAGCTTTATGGTCACACAAGGCTTCAGGCTTCCAtcaccaccctccctccctccggtCCCATCACCACAGACCAAGCATGGACAAAAACCCACACTGGGGAGGACGGGGACACAAATCCGTGCAGGATATCAGGACTGGCGCGGGATTCGGCCTGATGCGTGAACAGCCTCAGAGTGACTCCTGACCTGTTATCAATAACTTTCACCAATCAGACCACGGGTGTGTGAAGTGTGCACAGAACAGCGAGAAAATGAGGGAGCACCGCTCATTTCCTGCCCACAAGTGAAGGATGCTGGAGAGCCGTGAGCCCGCACCACTCCCCCAGGGGCAGTTTGGTATCTCTCAGACGTGATATTCCAGTCGGCAATTTTCCTAAGCGCATTGGAAACCCAGATCCCACCAAGTCTCACTGCTGGGCTCAGCCCTAATAATTCTTGCTACCTCGGCTGTGCAATGCAGTGAGAGAGTAATCCTGGCCTTCAGAAGCATAACAAACCCACCTGGCTGGTTTGCCAGCAGCGCTGACGCTGCACAACGGGCTGAGACTTGGTCTCTGCTGTGAAGTTACCTGCATTGCTGTGACCAGGAATTAGAAATGTAGGCAGCTGTCGGAGAGACAGAGTCACTGCAGGCCCCTAAATAAAGATGAAACTTACGGCCGGCAGGAGGGACACAGACTCCTTGTGTGCAGAGATGTCCCCACGACATAGCTGCCAGCCAATTGCTTAGATTAACACTCCAAATACTGGTATTCTCCACTCTGCCTGCCAGCTGAACAGATCCTTAGACTACGTGTACCTGAAGTGAGCGAAGGGTTACTTGTCATCTGTGAATGCACGTGGTCACCGAGCAGCTAGTGACCACCCTGGCAGAGGCATGAGCGGCTGCAATCCCTGTTTGTCAGTACGGTGCAAGACGTTGCGTCATCATTCCAAGGTAATGCCAGGCTGTCAGGGACTTTCGACAGCCATGGTTTGAGGAACACTTGCGTCAGGCTTGTAAATGGGTCAGCACTAGCTTGGCGGAGGTCACTGCTGAGTTCAGAGGTCAGTGACAGCATGTGCAGCCAGGCTGTGCATTAAACAGCACAGTCCAGCAGCACCAGCGTAAACAGGTTAaaccctcctgcagctgcagtggCTTCAGAGCATCAGCAAAGAATGGAGGCTGGCACGAGCGTCCTGCACAAGGCAGGGATCCAGGCGATCGCTTCCTACAGGAGAACTCCCAGGACTGGTTCCTCTTCATCGCCTTGACTGCCAGTATCAGCCTTCTTCATTCACTTCCCCATCTGGTTCCAGCTCTGCAAGGCAGGATGACTGAGAGACCAGCTTGAGCCAGTCTCACCTTTGATTCCTGCCATAACATCGCGTCCCCCTCACTCCCAGAGGTTTCCTGGTGCCCTGGTTAAAGTGAAAACTGCTTGGCCAATATGAATGATGATACAACATCCTACTTCTCTCTCTCGGGCTCCTGCAGGCATGTCCCTCATCTGAAGGGCAGCGCGCACAGGATCCTGAGTAGGGACTCCTTTGAGTTACCTTGGTGTTTTTCTCAGTAATGGTTAGCAATTGTCAGAGTCCACCCCTTACTGGGATTAACCTCCTTCTTCCCCACATTCTGCACCCAATACATTTAAAGGGGAGTTTGTACTGGTCACAATAACCCAGAATAAATCCGCTCACACTGCATTCACTGCCTGCTGCTCTTCAAGGGTGGAACTGGCCACCAACGGCAAATGAGGCAAAAGCCAATGATCATGGCATGCAGCATAGTGTTCCCTGGGTTTGCTGGAGGCTGGACCATGAGGGATGGCAAAGGACCTCTGCCTGGCAGTGCGGTCCCCAGCCCTGGCCAAGAATGTCAGCGCCAGTTAACGAAGCTACTTGTACCATTTATCTGGGGAAAGTTTGCAACATCATAGCCAGGCCAGTGAGAAACAGAGGGAGTCAGCCCCCCTGCCCAAATACACCTAAcactccctgctcctctccccacccaacctccccacacacataccctggCATACCCCGGAGCCACAGGCCTGGTCTGAGGCCAGAGCCCAGGCAGCTTGGTCGTCAGGgctgtgcacgcacacacatcaTTCTCATAACATAACTTTTATTGGTCTAGAGGGAGTCAGCAAGTGACCCTGTCATCCCAGGTCAATGAACAGCAGATGGGGGAAATCCTCTGGCAAGGGCTGGTCCTTACTCCTCCAGGCTCTGGTGGCCAATGAAGTCCTGGAGCAGGGCCTGCACCTCTGCTCGCCTGCTCATCCTGGTCGCCTTGCCTTGGAAGCGGTCCCGTTTCCCAGCTCCTTTGCCTTCCAGCAGTTCCGCCACTCTAAAGAGACAGATGCACACGCTGAAAACAGGAGGGCTGGGTGCGCTCTTTCACACAGTCCCAAACTGGGTGtgcctggaggcagaggaggaaaatGGCCCGTCTGCTAATGCACTGGCCCTGCCTCAGATATTGAGCCAGATGCCAGTGAAAATCAATTCTCTGACTAAAGCAGCCAGAACTTAATTTCTCTTCATTAATAATAATTGTAGCGTAGCAGGTGTATATCAGGGCGGCCTGCTCCTTTAAGGACCAAAGGCATGGTGCCAGGCAGGCCAGCTGGCTAATCAGACCCAGCTGAGAAGGGGAGGACAGGTGTTGGCTAtaaagagctgcaggaagcaggggacTGACAGACTGCAGAAGAAGCGGCAGTAAGGCCCTGGGGAAGGAACACTCCAGGTGTGATGCTCTGGCTGGGTAGGAATCTTCAGCTAgaagttttattttccttttatgagTTGGCTGGGTGTTTGGACAATAACTAGGGCTGGAGGCTGACTTGACAGCACTGATGGTTCCCCAGGCTGGTCAGGAGGGTTGCCAGACTACAGGTGGTCACAGAACAGTTTACCTGGGGCCTAATTTTTCAACCACTTCACTGGGCCCAGCCAGGAGGAAGAGCCCAGCTGCCTTCTCATCTCCCACAGTCAGGAAGAGCAGGGTATCCTGTGAAGAGAGATGGATCCTGCTGCAGAACATCTCCCATCTTTGAGCAGTGAGACTTGGGAGTCCCATATGTGAGTAAGAACACCCTTTCTCTTTGCTGTGAACTAGTTACTGGAGGGGAGACTGTTTGGGGCACTAACTACCTTGGTGGGGGGGTTGGAAATGGGCAACTGAGCCTTTTACTCCAGGTCACGAGCCCCATGTGGTCCTGGGTGGCAGTGACTAGTGTTTGGTGACCCCTGTGTTAAATGAGCTGGGGGGAGACAGGTATCCGGAGCACAATGACCATTGCCACGTTTGGCTCTAACTGGCCCATTGATCAACAGGAGGGCACAGCTGGAGGAGCCAGGGAAATGAGCTCCCATCTCCCAGCGACAGGCGGGACCCCTCCAGATCACAGCTGGGGTGTATTGATGTGGGTGACAGTTTGGGCTGTAACATCCTGGGGATAATGAGGCCTTTGTTTTCAGGTCAGTGTGTTGTGAGGGCTGGTAAAGGGCGGGGAGAGGCTACGTAGGCCTTAGAGGCCAAAGTGCCAGCAGCGGCGAGGACAAGCCAGAGAGTGCTCACCTCTGTCCCGATCTCATTGGCGATGATATTCATGAACTCAGAGTCACCGTCTTTCCTGTAAAGGGTAAAAAGCATTTTAGAGATGCCGCGGCCTAGAGAATCCAGACACACCTCTGGTGGTGGAGGCGTTCTGGCCTAAACTCTATGACAGAACCAGAAACCAACCACCCCACACAGCACACAGACCAGGCATTGCCCTGGCTTGGCTTGTGGTTTGATTTTTAGAGTTAAATTTCCCACCAGCTTCTTATCAAACCCTGTCAGGGAACTGGAAGCCAGACCTTGTGTGAGCGTACTTTGTGCCAAGGGTCAGGGCTGTGGCCTCTCATCACTGGGACAGCAATTAGCAATTTATATGGAAAAATTCTATGTTTCCCACCCACAAATGATGAATTATTGAAGTGTTTTACTCTGTAACCAAGGGAGCTCCTCAGTTTTTTTGACAATACCACCAGTGGGGAGGGATAAACAGACAAATTTACTGCTTGGCTCCAAAACCAGCAGAGTTCAACAGCAGAAATACAACCATGTTAGACTTTAATTATGAGCCCTTCCAGCAGGCCCAGGCAGCTGgtttaatattttgtttccttAGTTTATGTTCTCCCTTAAAGAATGGCCGGGTTTAATGGACCTCTAGTATAAACAGCCCTGAATGCACAGCAGAGGGATGCAGCTGCCATGGGACATTGtcggcttgtgttatacaggaattCAGACGATatgatcacaatgctcccttctggctttggatgCTGCGAGTAAGACGCTGCAGCACCCGAGCCCCCTTCCCCAGATCTGTGCCTTACCTGTGCAACACAAACACTCGGCCTTGGCCTGGATTGCTTTTGAAGTTCTGCGCTGTCAAAACGGCGAGGTCTCTAAGCAAGTTCAAGTTGTTCTGCAAGGAAAGCAAACGCCATGCTGCAGACCCAAGAGTCAGCACGAGAACACGGGGATGGGATGGAGTGGAGTCGAGTCAGGGATGGAGTTTCCTGAGACAGGTGGAATGACAATTTTCACAGCCTCCACGGTCAACACAAGGGAGATTCTAAAACTTAATTCTCATTAAAGAAGATTATTCAGAATACTGTTGCTGTTACCAAAGCTCAGACCCTTGATGGAGTGACCGCAGGGGCAGGTGCTGGGCCACGACCGTACCTTCTGAAGCAGCTTCACAGAATTCTGCAGCCTCTTCACAGCTTCCACGTGCTCCTCTGCCCCATTTCTGGAAAAAACAAGGCAGAGTTCTGGCTATCAAGGCACTGGACAGAGTGGACTCCACCAATGAAGCTGCAGCAGACAACGCACCACCAGAGACAGGGGCTAGAAATGCCCTCTTTAGGGTCACATGGTGTTCCTCTCTCTGTGCGAGAAGGAAAAGCAAGGCTAGGGGAAACCGGGAAAGGACATTACTTGAGCAGCAAGGTTAATGCTTTCTCGATGCTGTGACTTCGCTCGACAGACTTCAGTACTCGATTTCCTGCCAGGAAGACCAAgttggttttgttcttttttcctttttctgtgccAAGGAGCTTAATAACCTTAAACAAGAAACAAACACCCTGATCAGAGAGGTTCAGTGATGTGTTACACACAGCTAAAGGTCCCATTAGACCATGTGTCATTGTGAGTGTCGAGACTCTATCACCAGAattaaacccactgaaatcagccttCAGGTATAGCCACAAAATAGATGAGACACTTTCATTAGCCATGTGCCATGCTGTCTAACGCACCTGGACCTGGTGTGTCAACCAGCCATCTATACCCTAATGTCCCACCCCACAGCACACCAGGCATGCCAACTGGAAGGGAAGGGTCATTTGACTTATCACGCTGACTGTAAGGACATTGAAACCCAGAGGCAGCTCTGGAATTAAATTTTCATCTAATTCTGCATGAAGAACATGGGATTCTTCACTGGTGGCAAACCCACACTAGTGCAGTGGTGTAGGGGGAAGTGAGTGGACAATGGTAACCACACAGGGTGCAGGGCTGTGTCCTACCACTCTCACTCTGGCTTGTGATTGAGGTTCTCTGCCCAACAGGGACAATCTGCAGAAGGACTGTAAGTCCTGCGGATCCGGGGACTCCTACTGTACCAGCTGATCTACAGGCCGGTGCCTGAGCACTAAAGGTGCTGAAGCAGTGCAGCCCTTACCTGCAGGTCACTTAAGTTGGAGACGTGAGTCCCGCAGCACATGTTGTCATCGATGCCCTCGATGCTTATGATACGCACTGGCCCTGTGTGGTCATCTGGCAAACCGCGGCTTCTCACCTGGGAAGAGAACCAGAAAGGCGAGCATGGCAAGTCATGTCCCTGGGACTAAAAGGAGACTGGGTGGCAtactcccctctgccccagatGGCTCTGGAATAAATTTTGCCAGCATCCTCCATTGCTACTCACCATCTCAATCTCTGGGTCGTCCTCAGAATGCTCCCTCACCACCACAGGAATACGGGCCCGGATTTTCTCATTCACATTCTTCTCTAGGGCCTCCACCTGTTCTGCTGTCACCGAGGGCGTGTCCAGCTCGATGACAGTGCGCTGATGGCCTAGCTCCCTGCAAGGACCACAAACATCAGACACACCTGCCAATACAGAGGACACAAGCTCAAAAGTCCCTCTGTGCAACGCTGGGCATGGTGCAGGAGAAGCACCTTTGAATTCTGTTACTGGAGCAAAGCActtgcattttctctctctcactcgaTGTGTGTTTCTGAGCAAAGGGAACAGGAAGGCAGAGCAATGCTCCACATAGCTTCTCTCAGTGCAGTCACTTCTCCCAGGCCCCCTGCAGCTGAGTGGAATGTCTCTGCACGCCCTACTctgtgcatttatcaacattcatCCCTCAGGATCCAGCACTGGGACACAAGCCAAACAAGTTTTAAGGACAGAGTTAAAAGGAACACTTTTCCTGCTCACCATGAAGTTGTTTTGAATCCAAACATCTGATCTGCAAGGGCAGTGATGAGATGCTGCCCTGGAAAAGAAGTACAAGTAATGGCTGTGAggtttttagtttatttttactattcacacacacaaaaaaaaactaCTCCCCCAGCCATCCCTGGGAACCAAAGAATGTGACTGCCTGTTGAGAGGAGTTCAAATCAGACAGCATATCTCTGCTCCAAGTCTTCTAAAATCATTTGTTTATGACCCAGGACAGCGCCTGCAGGGATAGCACCTACCTTCTCAAGAGGTCCAGAAATACCAGCAAACCAGCCCCTCCTAAGAGAGAACTAAGTGGTCACTAGCCACATCA from Lepidochelys kempii isolate rLepKem1 chromosome 27, rLepKem1.hap2, whole genome shotgun sequence encodes:
- the PTGES3L gene encoding putative protein PTGES3L isoform X2 — protein: MARQPAKTLWYDRPWYVFLEFCVEDSTDVKVDIEDHRVAFSCKNADGVEMYNEINLYAKVNSKDSQQKRSDRSITCFIRKWKEKVAWPRLTKENIKPVWLFVDFDNWRDWEEDEEVERAMAEQYAELLQKVTVKGTPPAMDDLDFATRVASCRPAELPAEGGAKETLRGFHVVLEDTILFPEGGGQPSDRGLIDDIPVLRVTRQGPAALHFVQSPLAPGSEVLLTVDWERRFDHMQQHSGQHLITALADQMFGFKTTSWELGHQRTVIELDTPSVTAEQVEALEKNVNEKIRARIPVVVREHSEDDPEIEMVRSRGLPDDHTGPVRIISIEGIDDNMCCGTHVSNLSDLQVIKLLGTEKGKKNKTNLVFLAGNRVLKSVERSHSIEKALTLLLKNGAEEHVEAVKRLQNSVKLLQKNNLNLLRDLAVLTAQNFKSNPGQGRVFVLHRKDGDSEFMNIIANEIGTEDTLLFLTVGDEKAAGLFLLAGPSEVVEKLGPRVAELLEGKGAGKRDRFQGKATRMSRRAEVQALLQDFIGHQSLEE
- the PTGES3L gene encoding putative protein PTGES3L isoform X1, translating into MVFQCQRDSWARQFATRVASCRPAELPAEGGAKETLRGFHVVLEDTILFPEGGGQPSDRGLIDDIPVLRVTRQGPAALHFVQSPLAPGSEVLLTVDWERRFDHMQQHSGQHLITALADQMFGFKTTSWELGHQRTVIELDTPSVTAEQVEALEKNVNEKIRARIPVVVREHSEDDPEIEMVRSRGLPDDHTGPVRIISIEGIDDNMCCGTHVSNLSDLQVIKLLGTEKGKKNKTNLVFLAGNRVLKSVERSHSIEKALTLLLKNGAEEHVEAVKRLQNSVKLLQKNNLNLLRDLAVLTAQNFKSNPGQGRVFVLHRKDGDSEFMNIIANEIGTEDTLLFLTVGDEKAAGLFLLAGPSEVVEKLGPRVAELLEGKGAGKRDRFQGKATRMSRRAEVQALLQDFIGHQSLEE